GAGCGAGGTTTAAGTAAAACAATGTTTTACTTGAATGTGTGAGAAGATCTATGATTTTCTTTAGCATTCAAACTCGAACTGACTCAGAGAGAAGTAATACTTCTAAACACTGTATCGTTTTGATGTCGCGTATTTTAGCAAGTTATTCAACTAACACAAGAGGAAATTTCAAAACATTTGCATGATTGCCTATAAAAAGCACGATTTCCTCTTGTTTAGCTAAAAAATAAACTAAAAACGGTATTTATATGCCTGAATGTTGTCAAAAATTTCAGTCGTGATGTCGCAATAACTGTTTGCACCAGGCAATAAAGCGAGTAAACGTTCAGAAGTTTTGTTCGGATTAAACGCATCTTCCTTCAATTTATTCTTCTGATATTTAAATGTACCTGTTGTTTCGACCTTTTTTTGCACACGCAAAAACACAGGTACAGCATAAGCAGGTAAACATTTCTTAAATACAGTGACCATTTCGGTTAAATCTGCATCATTTAACTCTTCGTTATCGGCCAGTGTGATGGCTGCCATACCAGCACGGCCGTTGGTATTTGGAATTTCTACACCATAAACGACAGCTTCAGCAATTTTTTCATATTCACACACCATGTTTTCCACTTCGGTAGTGGATACGTTTTCACCTTTCCAGCGGAAGGTATCGCCTAAGCGGTCAACAAACTGAGCATGACGGAAACCGATATCACGGACTAAATCACCTGTGTTGAAATAAGAGTCGCCTTTTTTGAAAACATCTTTCCAGATCACTGATTTGTTCTTTTCAGGGTCGGTATAGCCATCAAATGGAGAGCGGCTAGTAATTTTTCCAACTAACAGACCAACTTCACCTGCTTTTACTTTTTGACACCAGCCATTTTTATCGCGTATTGGTTCGTTTTTCTCTTTATCAAATTGAACGATGGCATATGGAGTAGGAGAGAAGCCAACCGTGTTGTCAAAGTTGAAAATATTGCTAAATCCAACGTTACCTTCACTTGATGCATAAAGCTCAAGGACTTCTTTAACACCGAAACGTTGTTTGAACTTGTCCCAAATATTTGGACGCATACCGTTACCAATCATTTTGGTAACACGGTGATTGCGGTCAAGCTCGGTAACAGGAGCATCCATTAGGTAACGACAAAGTTCCCCGACATAACCAATCGCAGAAGCATTAAATTTTTGAACATCTTTCCAGAATGCACTGGTCGAATATTTACGTCGAATCGCAAGTGTCGCACTTCCAGCAATGACACCACACCAGCAAACCACCACACCTGTTGCGTGGTAAAGCGGTAGGGTCACATACATAACATCATCCGGTCCCAAATTTAAGATATGACCATAAGTGCCGTATGCGAGTGTCCAGCGACTATGCTTGAAAATAACAGCCTTTGGTAAACCGGTTGT
This window of the Acinetobacter sp. XH1741 genome carries:
- a CDS encoding long-chain-acyl-CoA synthetase, coding for MSQTTQTDIITLGDVATRLPSFIPKVPHILNGLKQAYLRTSHTPTGLGIAFEKAVKRNPKGTALLFEDQSYSYEALNEWANQISHYYLSLGARKGDVIAVMIENRSELIATIVGLAKIGVTIALVNTSQVGKVLAHSINLVKPIAVIAGEEVRTAIDEIRQDLNVPKDRFHWFADQATRQKSGTAPQGYANLADQIDQFPKFNPSTTRSVTGNDGLFYIYTSGTTGLPKAVIFKHSRWTLAYGTYGHILNLGPDDVMYVTLPLYHATGVVVCWCGVIAGSATLAIRRKYSTSAFWKDVQKFNASAIGYVGELCRYLMDAPVTELDRNHRVTKMIGNGMRPNIWDKFKQRFGVKEVLELYASSEGNVGFSNIFNFDNTVGFSPTPYAIVQFDKEKNEPIRDKNGWCQKVKAGEVGLLVGKITSRSPFDGYTDPEKNKSVIWKDVFKKGDSYFNTGDLVRDIGFRHAQFVDRLGDTFRWKGENVSTTEVENMVCEYEKIAEAVVYGVEIPNTNGRAGMAAITLADNEELNDADLTEMVTVFKKCLPAYAVPVFLRVQKKVETTGTFKYQKNKLKEDAFNPNKTSERLLALLPGANSYCDITTEIFDNIQAYKYRF